Part of the Zingiber officinale cultivar Zhangliang chromosome 6A, Zo_v1.1, whole genome shotgun sequence genome, ACTTTAGTAACCAGATGGGGATCATTCCTGTCATACAATCTATTGTTGTGAATAGAAAAGAGGTAAAGGAAGAGATCTCTTCATGTTAGAGAACAAAATGATTGCAAGAATTCATTAGCTAACACATTAACCTTTTTATGTTCATCAGTGGAAATGGCAAGCACTTGTCATGGGAGTCTCATTCCTGCTCTTTCTACTAGTCGCAAGGCATATAGTAAGCTctcaatccatccttgtttttatCACATTCAGATTAAAATAGTTTTATGAAATTTGAAGTCGAACTGAATTTGTTTAACAGAGCTCTAAATGGCCCAAGCTCTTCTGGGTATCAGCTGCTGCTCCTTTAACCTCAGTGATCATCTCGACTATCTTTTCCATCATCTTCAAAGTCTCACATCATGGCATTAGAACAGTACGGTTCTTCTTCGTCTCTCGTAACATATGATTCATTTTCCATTGCTTCTGaaaccaaaattttatttattcttCTGAGAATTCTTATTGTTATCACTTGCTGATATCAAACAGATTGGACATTTGAAGGAAGGAGTGAACCCCCCTTCAATGGACATGCTAAACTTCAAAGGTCCCTACTTAGGCCTTGCTGTTAAAACCGGAGCAATTTCAGGAATCTTGGCTCTCACAGTATGATGCTAaacctttaaaattatttgaatacCATACAAATCCACTCAAATAAAATGCACAGATTCACTAAATATTACAGGAAGGCATGGCAGTGGGCAGAACATTTGCTTCTAGGAAAAACTATCAATTCGATGGCAACCAAGAGATGATGGCCATAGGAATTACGAACATGGCAGGATCATGCACTTCTTGTTTCGTGACGACTGGTAGAGATCCATCGATTTAAATGATTTTGTTGCATAAACTTTGCTTAAGTTTAAATTGTACATGTAAAACTCCAGGTTCCTTCTCTAGATCAGCTGTGAACTGCAATGCTGGGTGTAAGACGGCAGTTTCAAACATGATAATGGCAATTGTAGTGCTCCTCACGCTGCTATTTATCATGCCCCTCTTCCACAACACTCCTAATGTCATCTTGTCGGCGATCATCATAACAGCGGTCATTGGGCTAATCGACATCCCAGCCGCGGTTAAGTTGTGGAAGGTGGACATCATGGATTTCCTAGCTTGCATGGCTGCTTTCTTCGGGGTTCTTCTTATCTCAGTGCCTATGGGGCTTGCAATTGCAGTAAGTGGTCTGTGATCAACTACAATCTAAGAACTAGTTTCTCAGACTGCTTTCCTATGGTTCAGGTGGGCATATCTTTGATCAAAATCTTGATTCATGTCACTCGGCCGAACATAGTGATCATGGGGAATGTCCAAGGAACTAAGTGCTATCGAAGTATATCGCAATACGAGGAAGTCACAGGGGTTCCTTCATATCTGATCATCGGTATCGAATCTCCTATATATTTCACCAACTCCATGTATGTTCAGGAAAGGTTAGTTTGCAAGAGTTACCTGCATTACTCAggcaatttaaaaaaatatatataaataaacaaaaaaagacACATGAACTTTGAATTGTTGTTTGTAGGATCTTGAGATGGGTcagggaagaggaagagagggtctTTATGCTGAAGGGGAGCCCCCTTAGATGCATTGTTTTGGACATGTCTGGTAAGGAATATATATTCAATCCATAAGTTTCAGACAAGTAATGAGCTGCAAAACTCTTGCAGCAGTGGCAAGAATAGATACAAGTGGCTTGGCAGCACTCTTAGAGTTGAAGAAGAAACTTGGGGATAAATATCTCGAGGTGATGCACTCTATATTTACTCAACTCATTTCGAGAAACCATTGTAGTCAGAGTTATAGAACATACTATTTTTTGCTCAAAACTGCAGTTTGTTTTGGCTAATCCTGTTGGAGAAGTGACAAGGAAGTTGTTTAGATCGAAGGCATTGGAGAGTTTCGGTCCAGAACGCATCTTTATGACAGTGAGCGAGGCCATTGCTGGAACTCTTATTAAGTTTGAGCAAGATAGCAGTCCATTGAACCAATAATTTAGGCTTAGCTTCCATGGCAACCATCTGTTTGCAATTTGTAACAAGCAATGGCAGGTTTAGATGAGTTGTTTCTGATCTCATCTTGTTGTAGTGCAGtaaaaaatttggaaaaaaaaatgcatATGGAGGACTTAAATAATCTCAGAAAATCTCACGTCTTAATGTTCTCTAATGGATGCATAATTTGTTAGATAAAAAAGGAAGGAGAATTGGAGGTCAAGAAAAACACAAGTGGATCACAATAATTTTCAATGTTTCATTCATCAATATGCGGCCTATTTATAGGCAAATTGCACAACCCAATTAAGCCACCAACTCCACAATTAGATTCCACTAACTCTAGTACTACCAAATACATTGAATAAAGATTATTTTCCTTTTACCACTAAGCACCACTATTATCACTAATTACCTCATCAACCCACTAACTCTATAATTAATTTTGGATCATTTATCAACACTCTCCCTTGATTCAAAATTATAAACACCAAAGCAcaatctaaaataaataaatttatctatTGGAATTTGTTAAAATATCCACCACTTGTTCATGTGTACAATAGtcaactcaattttttttatttaaaactaaatctCGAATAAAGTGTAGACGAATATCAATATGCTTAGACCTCCCATGAAAAGTTGGATTTTTTGTTATTACAATCATCACCTTATTATCACAAAAAATAGTAGTATCTTTTCTTATTGGTGAAAATATGCAAATACTCTTCTAATCCAAATTGCTTGGCATGTCATTGAAGTTGCTGCCATATATTCTACTTCTGGAGAACATAGTGTTGTAGTAACTTGTTTCTTTGGACTCTATGAAATTGCTCTTGACCCAATATTAAAAACACTAGTTGAGTTGCTCTTTCGATTATCTATTGAACTTGCCCAATTACTATCAATGAATCTACAAAgatcaaattttaaaactttagtaTAATAAATTCCATAATCCACGGTTCCAACAATATAGCATAATTCTTTTAACTGATCTAAGATGATACTTCATAGAATTTTGCATAAATATGGAAATGACACcaatacaaaaaaaaatcaatatctgATCTAGTATGCGTTATATAAATTAAACCTCCAACCAATCTTCTGAATTTTTTTGCATTAGCCTTCTCTGAACCATCTTACCATTATAATTTTTTGCATTTTAgccttttctgaaatttttaattTGTGAGATAAAAATCTAACCAACTCCTTGCTTCACTTCAAGAACAAGAAAATAATGCAATAATCTCATATCTAACATCTTAAATTTCTTCATCATACTAAGTTTTAAAACAACCAGAAGAGAATCAAAAGAActcatatatattatattatcgaCAAAAGGCACATAATAATATAATCATCTCTACTTTATTTTTTCACAAAAAGAGTGGGTTTATTTTTGCTTCTCGTGAAATCATTTTGTCAAAAATAACTATCAATCTTGCTATACCATACCTGTGGGGCTTGTTTTAACTCATAAAACCTTTGCCTCTTTGTCTTTGTCGAAAATTCTTGCTATACCATTTTGTCTTTTTCAACTTGTACATCTTTTGCCTCTTTGTCTTCAATTATAAAACCTTTAGGTTGAACTATATAAACTTCTTCTTGCAAGTTGCCATTCAAAAATGTAGATTTGACATCATATTGATAAACGTGTCAATGTAATGTTGCAGCTAATGCTAAGATGATTCTTACAATTTAAAATCTTACAAccagaattttttttgaaattaataccTTGTTGTTGCGAATACAGATCTTTTGCCACAAGCCAAGCCTTGTATTTATGAATGGTTCCATCGGCATGATATTCTATTTTGAACACCCACTTGAGACCAATTTCATTCGTTCCTTCAAGTAGATCCACCATCTCTCAtgtttcaattttatttattgttattagcTTTTCTTTCATTGCATTTCACCATTCTTCTTTTGttattgcttcttcaacagtTATAAGATCTATAACAAAGAGAGCAAATTGACCTGATTCATAAATTTCTCTTAATGATCTGACCTTTGCTGGAGGTGTTTCATCAGAAGATTATTGTAAAGAAATGAATTGCTACTTGAATTTGATGGTGAGAAAGTTGGTGACACCAAAGGAAATGATTCAACACTTTCAGTTGTTGGACTGTTCTCCATTGGGATAAGAACTTGAGTCTCTTCACCTTGTGTATTCCAATTCCAGCTCAAATCTTCATCAAAATCTGCATCTCTGCTTATAATCAATTTGCTAATAAGAGGATTATACAACCGATATATTTTTGATTGATTATAATATCTGATAAATGCATTTTTTAGATTTCTTCTCAAGTTTAtgatgaaattaagaatttatcaAAGCATATGCAATACAAAAAAAATTCTCAAGTGGATTACTGATGATTTTCTACCTCACCATGCTTTATATAGTGTTTGATTTAAGACTGTCATTGTTGGAGAAATATTCAGTAAGAAAACTGATGTAGCCACTACTTCAGCCCAGAAAAAATTTGTAAGTCCTCTAATACTCAGTAAACTTCTAGCCATTTTCATAACTATTTGATTTTTCCATTCGGCTACACCATTATACTCTAGTGTATAAGATGTTGTCAACTCCAAGTGGATATCATGttctttataaaatttattaaattctttAGATAAGAACTTACCTCCTCAATATGTACGAGGAATCTGATTTTCCACAAGCGCCttgatttttttgaaaatttcaaaagTCTCTGACTTGTCTATTAAAAAATAAACTCAACTCATTtaactaaaatcatcagtaaacaTCAAAAAATATTTACTCCCACCAAGTGATGTAGTTCTTATAGGTCCACATAAATCAACATCAATTAACTCAATGCATTCTGAAGCTCTCCATGATTGCCCACTTAAAAgaggttttcttatttgttttccaTAAACACATCCTTTACATAAAATGAGAGAATTAATTTGAGGTAATCCAAAGATCATACATTTTTGACTTAAAAGTTGCATGCCTTTGATATTGAGATACTCATATCTCAAGTGTCACATATTGGATTCATTATCTTCACTAGTAATAAGAGCTTGGTTTCCTACATTAGAGATCTTTAATGGAAACATTTTATTTTCTATCATTTGCATGCTAACAATAGATTATCGAGAATTTGTTAGTAATAACATAAGCtctattatcaaataaatttacaTAGCCACCCACCATTAATTGTCCAACACTAGACAAACTATATGCCAAATTAGGAACAAAATAGATATTGTAAAGTAATTTTACTTTACAATATCCATGACAATAGTGTCCTTGCCTTCGATTTGTATCTGCTTATTATCTCCAAGTCTTACTA contains:
- the LOC121993659 gene encoding probable sulfate transporter 3.4, which encodes MDLEASTSTPTSTMEVHKVAVPKAKTTLDSLKHFLVEFFFPDNSMHKFRNKSFFMRVVLALQFVFPILEWGPHYNLNLLKSDVISGITIASLAIPQGISYAKLAGLPPILGLYSSFVPPLVYAVLGSSRDMAIGPVSIASLVMGSMLRELTLVNEDPSLYLQVAYTATFFAGVLQASLGFLRLGFILDFLSKPTLIGYMGGAAVIVSLQQLKGLLGLDHFSNQMGIIPVIQSIVVNRKEWKWQALVMGVSFLLFLLVARHISSKWPKLFWVSAAAPLTSVIISTIFSIIFKVSHHGIRTIGHLKEGVNPPSMDMLNFKGPYLGLAVKTGAISGILALTEGMAVGRTFASRKNYQFDGNQEMMAIGITNMAGSCTSCFVTTGSFSRSAVNCNAGCKTAVSNMIMAIVVLLTLLFIMPLFHNTPNVILSAIIITAVIGLIDIPAAVKLWKVDIMDFLACMAAFFGVLLISVPMGLAIAVGISLIKILIHVTRPNIVIMGNVQGTKCYRSISQYEEVTGVPSYLIIGIESPIYFTNSMYVQERILRWVREEEERVFMLKGSPLRCIVLDMSAVARIDTSGLAALLELKKKLGDKYLEFVLANPVGEVTRKLFRSKALESFGPERIFMTVSEAIAGTLIKFEQDSSPLNQ